The following are encoded in a window of Amycolatopsis solani genomic DNA:
- a CDS encoding GrpB family protein, which produces MSSQEAQSEAEIAAAWVGEPPKLNSTVTLAEYDPEWPALFEREATRIRRVLGERVLVLEHVGSTSVPGLCAKPIVDVLLEVPDSDDEDAYVPALEAAGYRLTIREPGWEKHRMFKGPDTNINLHVYSPGNGQTPRYRLFRDRLRAHPAERELYAATKRELAAKEWKYVQNYADAKTAVVEEILGRARAAQYDDFSEAYASHAETSVTNAWYDRPAIVSLAGAVSGRRVLDVGCAAGHLSGLLAARGADVVGVDASPGMVSVARRKFGSVARFEVADVTQPLSLESGSFDVITASLVLHYVKDWAPMLAEFRRVLKPGGVLVFSVHHPGEDWRWFDRENYFELELLEDEFPAGQVVRFYRRPLSWTFNAVREAGFAVDRLEEPMPAPEAEAADPKWAANLRTKPRFLYFRAVSPA; this is translated from the coding sequence GAGCGCGAAGCCACGCGGATCCGGCGAGTGCTGGGGGAGCGGGTCCTCGTGCTGGAGCACGTCGGCTCGACGTCGGTGCCCGGCCTGTGCGCGAAGCCGATCGTCGACGTCCTGCTGGAGGTCCCGGATTCCGATGACGAGGACGCCTACGTCCCCGCCCTGGAGGCGGCGGGCTACCGGCTGACCATCCGGGAGCCCGGCTGGGAGAAGCACCGGATGTTCAAGGGCCCGGACACGAACATCAACCTCCACGTGTACTCGCCCGGCAACGGCCAGACCCCGCGTTACCGGCTGTTCCGCGACCGCCTGCGGGCGCACCCCGCGGAGCGGGAGCTGTACGCCGCGACGAAGCGGGAGCTCGCGGCGAAGGAGTGGAAGTACGTCCAGAACTACGCCGACGCGAAAACGGCGGTGGTCGAGGAAATCCTCGGCCGCGCCCGTGCGGCGCAGTACGACGACTTCAGCGAGGCTTACGCGTCCCACGCGGAAACGTCGGTGACGAACGCGTGGTACGACCGGCCGGCGATCGTCTCCCTGGCCGGTGCCGTGTCGGGCCGTCGGGTACTGGACGTCGGTTGCGCGGCAGGGCACTTGAGCGGGTTGCTGGCCGCGCGGGGCGCGGATGTCGTGGGTGTGGACGCGAGTCCGGGCATGGTTTCCGTGGCCCGGCGGAAGTTCGGTTCGGTGGCCCGCTTCGAGGTCGCGGACGTGACTCAGCCGCTTTCGCTGGAGTCGGGTTCCTTCGACGTGATCACGGCTTCGCTGGTGCTCCACTACGTGAAGGATTGGGCGCCGATGCTGGCGGAGTTCCGCCGGGTTTTGAAGCCCGGCGGGGTGCTGGTGTTTTCGGTGCACCACCCGGGTGAGGACTGGCGGTGGTTCGACCGGGAGAACTACTTCGAGCTGGAGCTGCTGGAGGACGAGTTCCCGGCCGGCCAGGTGGTGCGCTTTTACCGGCGCCCGCTGAGCTGGACGTTCAACGCGGTTCGCGAGGCGGGGTTCGCGGTGGACCGGCTGGAGGAGCCGATGCCGGCCCCGGAGGCGGAGGCGGCCGACCCGAAGTGGGCGGCGAACCTGCGCACGAAACCGCGGTTCCTGTACTTCCGGGCAGTCAGTCCCGCTTAG